The region CGGGCCGGCGCAACATCGTCGTCACGCGCAAGGCCGGCTGGCGGGCGGAGGGCTGTGAAACCGCAGCGTCACTCGAAGCCGCGCTGGCGGCCGCAGGCACGGCGGAGGACGAAGTGTTCGTCATCGGCGGCGCGCAGCTCTACGCCGCGGCGCTGCCACTAACACAACGCCTCTATCTCACCGAGATCCGTGCCGACTTCCGCGGGGATGCGCGTTTTCCTGGCTTTGATCGCAGGGCGTGGAAGGAAGTCTCGCGTG is a window of bacterium DNA encoding:
- a CDS encoding dihydrofolate reductase gives rise to the protein GRRNIVVTRKAGWRAEGCETAASLEAALAAAGTAEDEVFVIGGAQLYAAALPLTQRLYLTEIRADFRGDARFPGFDRRAWKEVSREMRLGETGLRFDFVVYERAETDSS